The stretch of DNA GCGGCCTGGGCGGCGGTCGATCCGGTCCTCAAAACCCATCCCCGGGCGTTCCCGTACAAGCGCGGCAGCTGGGGACCCAAACAGGCCGATGCGCTCATCGCGGCGAGCGGCCGCTGGCACAACCCCACGCCCGATACGAGGCGCCTGCGACAGGAGCAGCCATGAAGGCGACACGACAACTGCACGATCTCGGTCAGAGCCTCTGGCTCGACAACATCACCCGCGGCATCCTGAACGACGGCACCCTGCAGCGCTACATCAGCGAGCTGTCGGTGACCGGACTGACCTCCAACCCCACGATCTTCGACCATGCCATCAAGAATGGCGATTTCTACGACGATGCCATCCGCTGCAAGGCAGTGGAGGGCAAGTCGGGTGAGACGCTGTTCTTCGAGCTCGCCGTGGAGGACCTGGCGCGCGCCGCCGACCTCTTTCGGCCCGTGCACGACCGAACGGTCGGCGTGGACGGCTGGGTGTCGCTCGAGGTGTCGCCGCTCCTGGCCAACGATACCGCCGGCACCATACGGGCGGCGGCCCAGCTGCACGGCCGAGCCCAGCGTCCCAATCTGTTCATCAAGATTCCAGGCACGCCCCAAGGCGTTCCCGCCATCGAGGAGTCGATCTTCGGCGGTGTGCCGGTGAACGTGACACTGTTGTTCTCCGCGACGCAGTACCTCGCGGCGGCCGAAGCCTACATGCGGGGCATTGAACGGCGGATCGGAGCGGGCCTCGATCCACGGATCGATTCCGTCGCCTCGCTCTTCGTGAGCCGCTGGGACGTGGCGGTGCACGACACCGCGCCGCCGGCGCTGCACAATCGCCTCGGTATCGCGATCGCCCGGCGCACTTACCGGGAGTACCGTGGCATGCTGGCGTCGCCGCGCTGGCGCACGCTCGCTGCCGCCGGCGCCCGGCCGCAGCGCCTCCTATGGGCCAGCACCGGGACCAAGGATCCCGATGCATCGGATACGCTCTATGTCGAAGCGCTGGCGGCTCCCGACACCATCAATACGATCCCCGAGAGAACTCTCGCGGCCTTCGCCGATCACGGCCGCGTGAAAGGGGTGCTGCCCCTTGACGGCGGTGATGCCGAAGCGGTGCTCGCGGAGTTCACGCGGGTCGGTGTGAACGACGCGGCGCTCGCGGCTCAACTCCAGCGCGAGGGTACCGCGTCGTTCGACAAGTCGTGGAAGGATCTCCTCGATCGTCTGGCAGCGAAGCGCGCTCTGCTGGCGCAACGGGATCGCACCACCGAGGGCAAACCATGACCTCCAGAGAGGTGGGGTCGGCCCGACCGCTCGCCGAGCGCCCGGTGTGGAAGGCATTGGAGGAGCACCATCACAAGATCCGCAATCGTCTGCGGCAGATCTCGGCCGACGACCCCGGGCGGGGGAAGCGCCTGAACGCCGAGACGGCCGGCCTCCACCTCGACGACACCAAGCGTCGCGTCACCGATGAATCGCTCCAGCTCCCCCTCCGGCTGGCCGACGACCGCGGCCCAGCAGCGCGGATCGAGGCAATCTCTGGCGGCGAGAAGGTCCACGCGACCGAGCAGCGGGCGGCCCTTCACGCCGCCCTGCGCGCGCCGCGGACCACCGCGCTGATGCGGCGGTACATCCAGTCGAGGACAAGGAGCGCGAGATGAACCCGTCCGGTGACACCATGGACGATCTCTGCATCAACACCATCCGCACGCTCAGCATCGATGCCGTCGAGAAGGCGGCTTCCGGACATCCGGGGATGCCGATGGGCGCGGCACCCATGGCCTACGTTCTGTGGACGCGCCACCTCCGCTACGACCCGGCGGACCCCGAGTGGATGGACCGCGACCGGTTCGTACTCTCGGCGGGGCACGGGAGCATGTTGCTGTACAGCCTCCTGTTCCTGACGGGGTGCGGGCTCACCCTCGACGATCTCAAGCACTTCCGGCGCTGGGGCAGCCGGACGCCCGGGCACCCGGAACGGGGAGTCACCACCGGCGTCGAGGTCACCACCGGGCCCCTCGGGCAGGGGTTTGCGAACGCAGTCGGGATGGCGATGGCGGAGCGTTGGCTCGCCGCCACCTTCAATCGGCCCGGTCACTCGGTTATCGATCACCGGACCTACGTGATTGCGAGCGATGGCGACCTTATGGAGGGCATCGCCTCGGAGGCGGCGTCGCTCGCCGGCGACCTCCACCTCGGCCGGCTGATCGTCCTTTACGACGCGAACCGCATCACCCTCTCCGCAACCACCAACGTCACGTTCTCCGAAGACGTCGGCGCGCGCTTCGCCGCCTACAACTGGCAGGTGAAGGAGGCGGACGGCATGGACGTGGCCGCAGTGGACACGGCGCTCACGGCGGCGCGCGCCGACGAACATCGGCCCTCTCTCATCGTGGCGCGTACACACATTGGATTCGGGAGCCCGAACAAGCACGACACCTTCGAAGCCCACGGCGAGCCGCTCGGCAAGGACGAAGTCCGTCTGACCAAGCGGGCGTACGGCTGGCCGGAAGAAGCGGAGTTCCGAGTACCGGAGGAGGCACAGCGGGAATTCGAGAAGGTCCGCGTGCGCGGTGCGGCGCTGCGGAGCGCCTGGCAGCAGGTGATGGAGGAGTATCGCGCCGCGCAGGGGAACCTCGCCGACGCCCTTGACCGCGCCATGGCGGGTGACCTCGACCCGTCATGGGACGCCAAGCTCCCCGTGTTCACGCCCGAAGATGGCGACATGGCCACACGGGATGCCGGCGGGAAGGTGATCGCGGTACTCGCCGAGTCGGTGCCGAACTTGGTAGGCGGGTCAGCTGACCTCGATCCGTCCACGCGCACCATGATGAAAGGAAAGGGGGATTTTCAGGGCGCCGAGGTGCCGGAGGGGAGGCAGACGCCGCCGACGCAAGGGATGGCCGGTGGGGTGTGCGGATACGCGGGGAGGAACATCCACTTCGGTATTCGCGAGCATGCGATGACCGCGATCCTCACGGGGATGGCGCATCACGGCGGAGTGGTGCCGTTCGGCGCGACTTTCCTCACGTTCTCCGATTACATGCGCCCGGGCA from Terriglobia bacterium encodes:
- the tal gene encoding transaldolase, translating into MKATRQLHDLGQSLWLDNITRGILNDGTLQRYISELSVTGLTSNPTIFDHAIKNGDFYDDAIRCKAVEGKSGETLFFELAVEDLARAADLFRPVHDRTVGVDGWVSLEVSPLLANDTAGTIRAAAQLHGRAQRPNLFIKIPGTPQGVPAIEESIFGGVPVNVTLLFSATQYLAAAEAYMRGIERRIGAGLDPRIDSVASLFVSRWDVAVHDTAPPALHNRLGIAIARRTYREYRGMLASPRWRTLAAAGARPQRLLWASTGTKDPDASDTLYVEALAAPDTINTIPERTLAAFADHGRVKGVLPLDGGDAEAVLAEFTRVGVNDAALAAQLQREGTASFDKSWKDLLDRLAAKRALLAQRDRTTEGKP
- the tkt gene encoding transketolase, encoding MNPSGDTMDDLCINTIRTLSIDAVEKAASGHPGMPMGAAPMAYVLWTRHLRYDPADPEWMDRDRFVLSAGHGSMLLYSLLFLTGCGLTLDDLKHFRRWGSRTPGHPERGVTTGVEVTTGPLGQGFANAVGMAMAERWLAATFNRPGHSVIDHRTYVIASDGDLMEGIASEAASLAGDLHLGRLIVLYDANRITLSATTNVTFSEDVGARFAAYNWQVKEADGMDVAAVDTALTAARADEHRPSLIVARTHIGFGSPNKHDTFEAHGEPLGKDEVRLTKRAYGWPEEAEFRVPEEAQREFEKVRVRGAALRSAWQQVMEEYRAAQGNLADALDRAMAGDLDPSWDAKLPVFTPEDGDMATRDAGGKVIAVLAESVPNLVGGSADLDPSTRTMMKGKGDFQGAEVPEGRQTPPTQGMAGGVCGYAGRNIHFGIREHAMTAILTGMAHHGGVVPFGATFLTFSDYMRPGIRLAALSAAHVIYVWTHDSIALGEDGPTHQPIEQLASLRAMPNMVVLRPADANETVEAWRVALRHTGGPVGLVLTRQKLPVLDRATLAPAAGTARGAYVLIDADQGMPPELILIATGSEVSLALAAQKQLSGEGIRSRVVSMPSWELFEAQPVEYRHDVLPPAVRARVSVEAGSPFGWERYVGPTGAIIGVDRFGASAPGPVVMAHHGFTVEHLVATARAVLADNRPPGHGSSV